A single Asterias rubens chromosome 13, eAstRub1.3, whole genome shotgun sequence DNA region contains:
- the LOC117298372 gene encoding gamma-tubulin complex component 3 homolog isoform X2 yields MASGSVNPANNPSALLLQLVRHMLGKAKDDDVSSQYQYALRVISSNFTPSIEGDEFQVSQRIQRKLAREGREVEAARFSELYRKLQSQNILKNRWATMYLLMSLSEDRRSKKSRMAEGAAIFGQGLPRMATSTPFGSRPGSHQPTPREATFSMIREQSQSSGIGSTFSSISAHGHTGISSGNFNTPGDMYTPAGDTQPVGARLARMLIGDSTKGQTYGSSAGYQRMRPTPAVTFARNEEDTVDNTAAEVPEAHLVRDLIYVFQGVDGQYVRLHRAEDAFCIDHQVGVSKPMRDLVHKLAELGWLFLRIRKYVDARSQDKALGIVGQSFCAALQQELTEYYRLLAVLEAQQQQQEQDPGVSDPNTDLTLIRLKVWTYDPIHRMKYLAILVDGCKDKKGGALASSVHSYTLHGDSSVKSVMKHILKLVAFPIRTMLDRWIQDGNLDDKFHEFFVASDPLVKEDRLWHDKYSLRKSMIPSFITMEQARKILLIGKSINFLHQVCKDNTQVKVKGDGVSTTRSKYDDTAMLLDQDLDGSFQQVIDNAYRDTSKRLLHVLFTQYKFLDHLKAMRRYLLLGQGDFIQHLMDLLESDLAKPANQLYLHNLTGMLETAIRATNAQYDDIDILNRVDVRLLELSPGDTGWDVFSLDYHVDGPISTVFTPQCKILYLRVFNFLWRAKRMEYVLAQVWRSEMGTTRKLEAIKELSPILHQCHILTAEMVHFVNQMQYYINFEVMSCSWDELWKKVTEAEDMDHIIAAHEVFLDAIIKGSLLNEESQPLLTQLRAIFDLIIQFQTVQESLYSESCEELRLREVDKESIQTKTEQGDWGLTSQNEQEQKKRKTKFQREFIPTSRAQLKVLRKSYQDMVQRFLVMLTGHSDDSLRLLAVRLDFNEIYKAKEPMLRSPMAYNRTRKVF; encoded by the exons ATGGCGTCTGGCTCAGTGAATCCCGCTAACAACCCATCAGCACTGCTACTTCAGCTGGTCAGACATATGTTGGGAAAAGCAAAAG ATGATGATGTCAGTTCTCAGTATCAATATGCTCTCCGGGTCATCAGTAG CAATTTCACACCATCCATTGAGGGAGATGAGTTTCAGGTTTCCCAACGCATCCAACGAAAAC TGGCTCGAGAAGGCAGGGAAGTCGAAGCAGCTAGATTTTCTGAGCTTTACAGGAAGTTACAGTCCCAG AACATACTGAAGAACCGATGGGCGACAATGTATCTCCTGATGTCCCTTAGTGAGGACCGAAGGTCAAAGAAAAGCAGA ATGGCAGAAGGAGCTGCAATCTTTGGCCAGGGCTTGCCGCGCATGGCAACGTCGACGCCATTTGGATCGCGACCTGGTAGTCATCAGCCTACTCCCCGCGAGGCCACCTTCAGCATGATCAGAGAACAGTCCCAAAGCAGCGGGATAG GAAGTACCTTCAGCAGCATATCAGCCCATGGACACACAGGAATATCATCTGG TAACTTCAATACACCAGGTGACATGTACACACCAGCGGGCGATACACAGCCTGTCGGCGCACGCCTTGCCAGGATGCTCATCGGAGACAGTACTAAAGGACAGACGTATGGTTCCAGCGCGGGGTACCAGCGCATGAGGCCAACACCAGCCGTTACCTTCGCCAGGAATGAAGAGGATACTGTTGATAACA CCGCTGCTGAAGTGCCTGAGGCCCACCTTGTAAGGGATCTGATCTATGTTTTCCAAGGAGTGGACGGCCAATACGTTAGACTCCATCGGGCAGAAGATGCATTCTGCATTGACCATCAG gTTGGCGTATCTAAACCGATGAGGGACCTAGTTCATAAACTGGCTGAGCTGGGATGGCTGTTCTTGAGGATCAGGAAGTACGTGGATGCCCGGAGCCAGGACAAGGCACTGGGCATCGTAGGTCAG AGTTTCTGTGCTGCTCTTCAACAAGAGTTAACCGAGTACTATCGTCTACTGGCTGTACTGGAAGCACAG caacagcagcaagaGCAAGATCCAGGGGTCAGTGACCCCAACACTGACTTGACCTTGATAAGGTTAAAGGTTTGGACATATGACCCCATCCACAGAATGAAGTATCTGGCCATACTAGTGGACGGCTGCAAAG ACAAGAAAGGCGGTGCCCTGGCCTCCTCTGTGCATTCCTACACACTCCATGGCGACTCATCCGTCAAGTCCGTCATGAAGCACATTCTGAAGCTGGTAGCCTTCCCAATCAGGACCATGCTGGATAGATGGATCCAAGATGGCAACTTGGATGATAAATTCCATGAG TTTTTTGTTGCCTCAGACCCGCTGGTAAAAGAAGACCGACTGTGGCACGACAAATACTCCCTCCGGAAATCTATGATCCCATCATTCATTACAATGGAGCAAGCTAGGAAG ATTCTTTTGATCGGTAAATCCATAAACTTCCTCCATCAAGTCTGCAAAGACAACACCCAggtcaaggtcaaaggtgacgGTGTCTCAACCACAAGGAGCAAATATGATGACA CCGCGATGTTATTAGATCAGGATCTTGATGGGTCTTTCCAGCAGGTCATTGACAACGCATACCGTGATACCAGCAAGAGGTTACTGCATGTGCTGTTTACCCAGTACAAGTTCTTGGATCACCTTAAG GCCATGAGAAGATACCTGCTGCTTGGTCAAGGTGACTTCATCCAGCATCTGATGGACTTGCTAGA GAGTGATCTTGCTAAACCAGCCAACCAGCTGTATCTACACAATCTAACCGGTATGCTAGAGACGGCAATCCGTGCCACCAATGCACAGTACGACGACATCGACATACTCAACCGGGTAGATGTAAGACTACTTGAG TTATCACCGGGCGATACCGGTTGGGACGTGTTCAGTCTGGATTACCACGTGGACGGACCAATCAGCACGGTCTTCACCCCGCAGTGTAAGATTCTCTACCTGCGCGTGTTCAACTTTCTGTGGAGGGCAAAGCGTATGGAGTATGTCCTGGCCCAGGTATGGAGGTCTGAGATGGGAACCACACGGAAACTTGAAGCAATTAAAG AGCTGTCCCCAATTCTTCATCAATGTCACATCCTCACGGCTGAAATGGTCCACTTTGTCAACCAGATGCAGTACTACATCAACTTTGAG GTCATGTCATGTTCTTGGGATGAGTTATGGAAGAAAGTGACAGAAGCAGAAGACATGGATCACATCATCGCTGCTCATGAAGTCTTCCTGGATGCTATCATTAAAGGCTCACTCCTCAATGAAGAGTCACAG CCACTCCTGACCCAATTGAGAGCCATCTTTGACCTGATCATACAGTTCCAAACGGTTCAAGAATCACTCTACAGCGAAAGCTGCGAAGAGCTACGGCTTAGAGAGGTGGACAAGGAATCCATCCAGACCAAAACAGAACAG GGTGATTGGGGTCTAACTTCCCAGAATGAGCAAGAACAGAAGAAGCGGAAGACCAAGTTTCAACGGGAGTTCATTCCGACGAGTCGAGCCCAACTGAAAGTCCTCAGGAAATCCTATCAG
- the LOC117298372 gene encoding gamma-tubulin complex component 3 homolog isoform X1 yields the protein MASGSVNPANNPSALLLQLVRHMLGKAKDDDVSSQYQYALRVISSNFTPSIEGDEFQVSQRIQRKLAREGREVEAARFSELYRKLQSQNILKNRWATMYLLMSLSEDRRSKKSRMAEGAAIFGQGLPRMATSTPFGSRPGSHQPTPREATFSMIREQSQSSGIGSTFSSISAHGHTGISSGSNFNTPGDMYTPAGDTQPVGARLARMLIGDSTKGQTYGSSAGYQRMRPTPAVTFARNEEDTVDNTAAEVPEAHLVRDLIYVFQGVDGQYVRLHRAEDAFCIDHQVGVSKPMRDLVHKLAELGWLFLRIRKYVDARSQDKALGIVGQSFCAALQQELTEYYRLLAVLEAQQQQQEQDPGVSDPNTDLTLIRLKVWTYDPIHRMKYLAILVDGCKDKKGGALASSVHSYTLHGDSSVKSVMKHILKLVAFPIRTMLDRWIQDGNLDDKFHEFFVASDPLVKEDRLWHDKYSLRKSMIPSFITMEQARKILLIGKSINFLHQVCKDNTQVKVKGDGVSTTRSKYDDTAMLLDQDLDGSFQQVIDNAYRDTSKRLLHVLFTQYKFLDHLKAMRRYLLLGQGDFIQHLMDLLESDLAKPANQLYLHNLTGMLETAIRATNAQYDDIDILNRVDVRLLELSPGDTGWDVFSLDYHVDGPISTVFTPQCKILYLRVFNFLWRAKRMEYVLAQVWRSEMGTTRKLEAIKELSPILHQCHILTAEMVHFVNQMQYYINFEVMSCSWDELWKKVTEAEDMDHIIAAHEVFLDAIIKGSLLNEESQPLLTQLRAIFDLIIQFQTVQESLYSESCEELRLREVDKESIQTKTEQGDWGLTSQNEQEQKKRKTKFQREFIPTSRAQLKVLRKSYQDMVQRFLVMLTGHSDDSLRLLAVRLDFNEIYKAKEPMLRSPMAYNRTRKVF from the exons ATGGCGTCTGGCTCAGTGAATCCCGCTAACAACCCATCAGCACTGCTACTTCAGCTGGTCAGACATATGTTGGGAAAAGCAAAAG ATGATGATGTCAGTTCTCAGTATCAATATGCTCTCCGGGTCATCAGTAG CAATTTCACACCATCCATTGAGGGAGATGAGTTTCAGGTTTCCCAACGCATCCAACGAAAAC TGGCTCGAGAAGGCAGGGAAGTCGAAGCAGCTAGATTTTCTGAGCTTTACAGGAAGTTACAGTCCCAG AACATACTGAAGAACCGATGGGCGACAATGTATCTCCTGATGTCCCTTAGTGAGGACCGAAGGTCAAAGAAAAGCAGA ATGGCAGAAGGAGCTGCAATCTTTGGCCAGGGCTTGCCGCGCATGGCAACGTCGACGCCATTTGGATCGCGACCTGGTAGTCATCAGCCTACTCCCCGCGAGGCCACCTTCAGCATGATCAGAGAACAGTCCCAAAGCAGCGGGATAG GAAGTACCTTCAGCAGCATATCAGCCCATGGACACACAGGAATATCATCTGG caGTAACTTCAATACACCAGGTGACATGTACACACCAGCGGGCGATACACAGCCTGTCGGCGCACGCCTTGCCAGGATGCTCATCGGAGACAGTACTAAAGGACAGACGTATGGTTCCAGCGCGGGGTACCAGCGCATGAGGCCAACACCAGCCGTTACCTTCGCCAGGAATGAAGAGGATACTGTTGATAACA CCGCTGCTGAAGTGCCTGAGGCCCACCTTGTAAGGGATCTGATCTATGTTTTCCAAGGAGTGGACGGCCAATACGTTAGACTCCATCGGGCAGAAGATGCATTCTGCATTGACCATCAG gTTGGCGTATCTAAACCGATGAGGGACCTAGTTCATAAACTGGCTGAGCTGGGATGGCTGTTCTTGAGGATCAGGAAGTACGTGGATGCCCGGAGCCAGGACAAGGCACTGGGCATCGTAGGTCAG AGTTTCTGTGCTGCTCTTCAACAAGAGTTAACCGAGTACTATCGTCTACTGGCTGTACTGGAAGCACAG caacagcagcaagaGCAAGATCCAGGGGTCAGTGACCCCAACACTGACTTGACCTTGATAAGGTTAAAGGTTTGGACATATGACCCCATCCACAGAATGAAGTATCTGGCCATACTAGTGGACGGCTGCAAAG ACAAGAAAGGCGGTGCCCTGGCCTCCTCTGTGCATTCCTACACACTCCATGGCGACTCATCCGTCAAGTCCGTCATGAAGCACATTCTGAAGCTGGTAGCCTTCCCAATCAGGACCATGCTGGATAGATGGATCCAAGATGGCAACTTGGATGATAAATTCCATGAG TTTTTTGTTGCCTCAGACCCGCTGGTAAAAGAAGACCGACTGTGGCACGACAAATACTCCCTCCGGAAATCTATGATCCCATCATTCATTACAATGGAGCAAGCTAGGAAG ATTCTTTTGATCGGTAAATCCATAAACTTCCTCCATCAAGTCTGCAAAGACAACACCCAggtcaaggtcaaaggtgacgGTGTCTCAACCACAAGGAGCAAATATGATGACA CCGCGATGTTATTAGATCAGGATCTTGATGGGTCTTTCCAGCAGGTCATTGACAACGCATACCGTGATACCAGCAAGAGGTTACTGCATGTGCTGTTTACCCAGTACAAGTTCTTGGATCACCTTAAG GCCATGAGAAGATACCTGCTGCTTGGTCAAGGTGACTTCATCCAGCATCTGATGGACTTGCTAGA GAGTGATCTTGCTAAACCAGCCAACCAGCTGTATCTACACAATCTAACCGGTATGCTAGAGACGGCAATCCGTGCCACCAATGCACAGTACGACGACATCGACATACTCAACCGGGTAGATGTAAGACTACTTGAG TTATCACCGGGCGATACCGGTTGGGACGTGTTCAGTCTGGATTACCACGTGGACGGACCAATCAGCACGGTCTTCACCCCGCAGTGTAAGATTCTCTACCTGCGCGTGTTCAACTTTCTGTGGAGGGCAAAGCGTATGGAGTATGTCCTGGCCCAGGTATGGAGGTCTGAGATGGGAACCACACGGAAACTTGAAGCAATTAAAG AGCTGTCCCCAATTCTTCATCAATGTCACATCCTCACGGCTGAAATGGTCCACTTTGTCAACCAGATGCAGTACTACATCAACTTTGAG GTCATGTCATGTTCTTGGGATGAGTTATGGAAGAAAGTGACAGAAGCAGAAGACATGGATCACATCATCGCTGCTCATGAAGTCTTCCTGGATGCTATCATTAAAGGCTCACTCCTCAATGAAGAGTCACAG CCACTCCTGACCCAATTGAGAGCCATCTTTGACCTGATCATACAGTTCCAAACGGTTCAAGAATCACTCTACAGCGAAAGCTGCGAAGAGCTACGGCTTAGAGAGGTGGACAAGGAATCCATCCAGACCAAAACAGAACAG GGTGATTGGGGTCTAACTTCCCAGAATGAGCAAGAACAGAAGAAGCGGAAGACCAAGTTTCAACGGGAGTTCATTCCGACGAGTCGAGCCCAACTGAAAGTCCTCAGGAAATCCTATCAG
- the LOC117298590 gene encoding uncharacterized protein LOC117298590: MASSSYTNCNVEACYVPEDKATGEKTTNGHGEAPDKHTRASRLQLYASFLLHVVSFTALIWVIVQVVQLRNETTTVGGTVWYDDENQHADSENVKDSTVNSDTKLRSRRQAPYVGDSYDDAYSYNVNPNTLACDGLPSLHVVGNQQDYLEQSTESWFSFHTSSDTGSLGRISHESLKFVHNQFIEITVPGYYFVYSQINYAARQGNSFIGHEVVVRPDCGDGNEFTILESKAVQVLPSAARTPSIDSGHGSGVFYLAANDRVGVRPLQGGSHYFAKDNGPGSYLGAFLVSKSNSMDIDQDLRRCP; encoded by the exons ATGGCATCATCATCGTACACAAATTGCAACGTAGAGGCATGTTATGTACCTGAAGATAAAGCAACCGGAGAGAAGACTACAAACGGACATGGTGAAGCTCCAGATAAACACACACGAGCGAGCCGACTTCAGCTATACGCGAGTTTTCTCCTACACGTAGTCTCTTTTACAGCCCTTATTTGGGTGATCGTACAAGTAGTCCAACTCCGCAATGAGACCACAACAGTTGGAGGTACCGTTTGGTACGATGATGAAAATCAACATGCAGATTCAGAAAATGTTAAA GACTCCACTGTGAACTCAGATACAAAACTGCGATCAAGAAGACAGGCGCCATATGTTGGTGACTCATACGACG ATGCGTATTCATACAACGTGAATCCTAACACG CTTGCCTGTGATGGACTTCCTTCACTTCACGTCGTTGGTAACCAGCAGGACTATCTGGAACAAAGTACAG AGAGCTGGTTTTCGTTTCATACGAGTAGTGATACTGGATCGTTGGGCAGAATCTCACACGAAAGCCTCAAGTTTGTGCACAACCAATTCATAGAG ATAACGGTGCCCGGCTACTACTTTGTGTACAGTCAGATCAACTATGCGGCACGACAAGGAAATAGTTTTATAGGCCATGAAGTGGTGGTTAGACCTGATTGTGGCGATGGTAACGAGTTCACGATTCTGGAATCTAAAGCTGTGCAAGT ACTCCCCAGTGCTGCACGGACACCGAGTATTGACAGCGGACATGGTAGTGGTGTATTTTACTTGGCGGCCAATGATCGAGTTGGAGTGCGCCCTCTACAAGGAGGTTCCCACTACTTCGCAAAGGACAACGGACCGGGCAGTTACCTTGGCGCGTTTCTGGTGTCAAAGAGTAACAGTATGGATATAGACCAAGACCTACGGCGTTGCCCATAA